One region of Deinococcus aerolatus genomic DNA includes:
- the thiS gene encoding sulfur carrier protein ThiS: MPLEKVPLKDLQLNGEPHPYRAGLTLLLLLRELNISPERVAVAVNDDFYPGARIPDRPLAPGDTVEIVRITGGG, from the coding sequence ATGCCGCTAGAAAAAGTGCCGCTCAAAGATTTGCAGTTGAATGGTGAACCGCACCCTTACCGTGCTGGCCTGACGCTCCTGCTCCTCCTGCGCGAGCTGAATATCTCGCCGGAGCGGGTGGCGGTGGCCGTGAACGACGACTTCTACCCTGGCGCACGGATTCCTGACCGCCCGCTGGCCCCGGGCGACACCGTGGAAATTGTCCGCATCACTGGAGGAGGCTGA
- the thiE gene encoding thiamine phosphate synthase, with amino-acid sequence MSRPVARPLGRLYLVATPRPDQREAEFVARVEAALDGGVDTLQLRVKDGEARPYIALARRLRDLAHKRNVPLFVNDRLDVALAGGVDGVHLGQNDLPVVWARSLAPGLQVGLSTHALQQALEVLADAPAYIAAGPVYATPTKPGRAAVGLEYVRRVAALMLDMQKADIPWYAIGGIDLTTVEDVVRAGASRVAVVRAVLDAPDPAQAASDLLARLPAMPEAICR; translated from the coding sequence GTGAGCCGGCCCGTTGCCCGGCCTCTGGGCCGCCTGTACCTCGTCGCCACCCCGCGCCCCGATCAGCGTGAAGCCGAGTTCGTCGCCCGCGTGGAGGCCGCGCTGGACGGCGGGGTGGACACGCTGCAGCTACGCGTCAAGGACGGCGAGGCGCGGCCCTACATCGCCCTGGCCAGGCGGCTGCGCGATCTGGCGCACAAGCGGAACGTGCCGCTGTTCGTCAATGACCGGCTGGACGTGGCGCTGGCGGGTGGGGTGGACGGCGTGCATCTGGGCCAGAACGACTTGCCGGTTGTGTGGGCGCGCAGTCTCGCGCCGGGCCTTCAGGTGGGCCTCAGCACCCACGCCCTCCAGCAGGCGCTGGAAGTGCTGGCCGACGCGCCCGCGTATATCGCCGCCGGGCCAGTGTATGCCACGCCCACCAAGCCGGGCCGCGCCGCTGTGGGGCTGGAGTACGTCAGGCGGGTGGCGGCGCTGATGCTGGACATGCAGAAGGCAGATATTCCGTGGTACGCCATCGGCGGGATTGACCTGACGACTGTGGAAGACGTGGTGCGGGCTGGAGCGTCGCGGGTGGCGGTGGTCCGGGCTGTGCTGGATGCCCCCGATCCCGCGCAGGCTGCCTCCGATTTGCTGGCCCGCCTGCCCGCCATGCCGGAGGCGATATGCCGCTAG
- the thiC gene encoding phosphomethylpyrimidine synthase ThiC yields the protein MTTPVSGEPALSTTPFPNSKKQYLNGQLHPQVRVPVRAVRQSATLEVVGGLTRRTPNPDILVPDTSGPYTDPAVPIDLRRGLPHVRPWLATDARLETQSARVSAYLDRSGPLPFPAVPTPRRAYSRQPITQMQAALRGEITPEMEFVAIRENLRQHADFDLHHQHPGQHFGASIPAVITPEFVRSEVARGRAVIPANINHPELEPTIIGRNFRVKINANIGTSIVTSSIEEEVEKMVWAARWGADTVMDLSTGRHIHPTREWIVRNSPVPIGTVPIYQALEKVGGVAENLSWEVYRDTLLEQAEQGVDYFTVHAGVRLAHVPLTARRRTGIVSRGGSILAKWCLAHHRENFLYTRFSDICEIMAAYDVTFSLGDGLRPGSIEDANDAAQFAELETLGELTRVAWDHGVQTMIEGPGHVPMQLIRENMTRQLKVCQEAPFYTLGPLTTDIAPGYDHISSAIGAAQIAWYGTAMLCYVTPKEHLGLPDRADVREGVITYKLAAHAADLAKGHPGAQARDNALSQARFEFRWEDQFNLALDPERARALHDESLPADAAKTAHFCSMCGPQFCSMKLSHDLRAGDILKGLEDKAREFREAGSEIYLDRPDEEVEA from the coding sequence ATGACCACGCCTGTATCTGGTGAGCCCGCCCTGTCCACCACGCCCTTTCCGAACAGCAAGAAGCAGTACTTGAATGGTCAGTTACACCCGCAGGTACGCGTGCCCGTGCGGGCCGTCCGGCAGTCGGCCACACTGGAAGTCGTCGGCGGATTGACGCGCCGCACGCCCAATCCCGACATTCTGGTGCCGGACACCAGCGGCCCCTACACCGATCCCGCCGTCCCGATTGACCTCCGGCGCGGGCTGCCGCACGTCCGGCCCTGGCTGGCAACAGATGCGCGGCTAGAAACGCAATCGGCGCGTGTTTCGGCATATCTGGACAGGAGCGGGCCGCTGCCCTTTCCCGCCGTTCCCACGCCGCGCCGCGCCTATAGCAGGCAACCCATCACGCAGATGCAGGCGGCCCTCCGGGGCGAGATCACGCCCGAGATGGAGTTTGTCGCCATCCGCGAGAATTTGCGCCAGCACGCCGACTTTGACCTGCATCATCAGCACCCTGGCCAGCATTTTGGCGCCAGCATTCCCGCCGTCATCACCCCTGAGTTCGTGCGGAGTGAGGTGGCGCGGGGCCGGGCCGTCATTCCGGCCAACATCAACCACCCGGAACTGGAACCCACCATCATCGGACGCAACTTCCGGGTCAAGATCAACGCAAATATCGGCACGTCCATCGTGACCAGCAGCATTGAGGAGGAAGTGGAGAAGATGGTCTGGGCCGCGCGCTGGGGGGCCGACACGGTCATGGACCTGTCGACGGGGCGGCACATCCATCCCACCCGCGAGTGGATTGTCCGCAACAGCCCGGTCCCCATCGGCACGGTACCGATCTACCAGGCGCTGGAAAAGGTGGGCGGCGTGGCCGAGAACCTGAGCTGGGAAGTCTACCGTGACACCCTGCTGGAACAGGCCGAGCAGGGCGTGGACTACTTCACCGTCCACGCGGGCGTGCGGCTGGCACACGTACCGCTGACCGCGCGGCGGCGCACCGGCATCGTGTCGCGCGGCGGCAGCATCCTGGCGAAGTGGTGTCTGGCGCACCACCGCGAGAACTTCCTGTATACCCGTTTCTCGGATATCTGCGAGATCATGGCCGCCTATGACGTGACGTTCTCGCTGGGGGACGGCCTGCGTCCCGGCTCGATCGAGGACGCCAACGACGCCGCACAGTTCGCGGAACTCGAAACGTTGGGCGAGCTGACCCGCGTCGCCTGGGACCACGGCGTGCAGACCATGATCGAGGGACCGGGGCACGTCCCCATGCAATTGATCCGCGAGAACATGACCCGCCAGCTGAAAGTCTGCCAGGAAGCGCCCTTCTACACCCTGGGGCCGCTGACCACCGACATCGCCCCCGGCTACGATCACATCTCGTCCGCCATCGGCGCGGCGCAGATCGCGTGGTACGGCACCGCCATGCTGTGCTACGTGACGCCCAAGGAGCATCTGGGCCTGCCCGACAGGGCCGATGTGCGCGAGGGCGTCATCACCTACAAACTGGCGGCCCACGCCGCTGACCTCGCCAAGGGCCACCCTGGCGCGCAGGCCCGCGACAACGCGCTTTCTCAGGCCCGTTTTGAGTTCCGCTGGGAGGACCAGTTCAACCTTGCGCTGGACCCCGAAAGAGCCCGCGCCCTGCACGACGAGTCGCTGCCTGCCGATGCCGCCAAGACCGCGCATTTCTGCTCCATGTGCGGCCCGCAGTTCTGCTCCATGAAGCTCAGCCATGACCTGCGCGCCGGGGACATCCTCAAGGGACTGGAAGACAAGGCGCGCGAGTTCCGCGAGGCCGGTTCCGAGATCTACCTGGACCGCCCGGATGAGGAGGTGGAGGCGTGA
- a CDS encoding transposase: MPGRNHSRDFNLEVVGQINAGLSTTAQLCREHSLAPSLIHCWSQEIGTRGEAALTAPAATDRSAELPIAELKRYCGQLSLKTRS; this comes from the coding sequence ATGCCAGGACGGAACCACAGCCGCGATTTCAACCTTGAGGTGGTGGGCCAGATCAATGCTGGCCTGTCCACCACCGCTCAGCTCTGCCGGGAACATTCCCTGGCCCCCAGCCTGATCCACTGTTGGAGCCAAGAGATCGGGACACGCGGCGAGGCCGCGTTGACCGCTCCGGCGGCGACGGACCGCAGTGCTGAACTGCCGATTGCCGAGCTGAAACGCTACTGCGGCCAGTTATCTCTGAAAACACGATCTTGA
- a CDS encoding cold-shock protein encodes MAVGKVKWFNAEKGFGFIETPGSPDVFAHFSAIQSSGFKKLNEGDEVEFEVEAGQGNKGPQAKNIVVTKAGPAPAFNDRPRRDDRW; translated from the coding sequence ATGGCTGTAGGTAAAGTGAAATGGTTTAACGCAGAGAAAGGCTTTGGCTTCATCGAAACACCCGGCAGTCCTGACGTGTTCGCGCACTTCAGCGCGATCCAGAGCAGTGGCTTCAAGAAGCTGAACGAAGGCGACGAAGTGGAATTCGAAGTCGAAGCTGGTCAGGGCAACAAAGGCCCCCAGGCCAAGAACATCGTGGTCACGAAGGCTGGACCTGCACCTGCCTTCAACGACCGCCCTCGCCGCGACGACCGCTGGTAA
- a CDS encoding xanthine dehydrogenase small subunit, which translates to MNSFTLTVNGEPREVQGARPHTTLLNWLRDGGLTGCKEGCAEGECGACAVLVSRPDGRGGTRLESVNACLVMLPAVSGQQIITAEGIGSPGHLHPVQREMAVRGGSQCGYCTPGFVVSMAAEYYRPERIDGEHHAPNGFDIHALSGNLCRCTGYRPIQDAAYALGTPPESDTLGTLRTRPAPTPQALHLSGPDGDFHRPADLPEALELLAEHPDATLLAGGTDWGVEVNIRHARAGATIAVDGLDELRELEWHDDHVRIGAGLNLTEIERRLGGRIPLLAEWFPQFASRLIRNSATLGGNLGTASPIGDSPPTLLALDASLILASREGEREVPLAEFFNGYRQTALRDGELIRAVKIPLPLAPITGFYKYAKRRFDDISSVAVGIALELDGGKVKRVRIGLGGVAATPLRALKTETALTGQPWTERTVREAARLMGQEGTPLSDHRASAKYRAAMLEQALLKFFFEKSEVVRG; encoded by the coding sequence ATGAACAGTTTCACCCTGACAGTCAATGGAGAACCCCGTGAGGTGCAGGGCGCGCGGCCCCACACGACGCTGCTGAACTGGCTGCGCGACGGCGGCCTGACGGGCTGCAAGGAAGGTTGCGCCGAGGGCGAATGCGGGGCCTGCGCAGTGCTGGTCAGTCGCCCGGACGGACGCGGCGGCACACGCCTGGAAAGTGTCAATGCCTGCCTGGTGATGCTCCCGGCCGTCAGCGGCCAGCAAATCATCACCGCCGAGGGCATCGGTTCGCCCGGTCACCTGCATCCCGTTCAGAGAGAAATGGCGGTGCGCGGCGGCTCGCAGTGCGGGTACTGCACCCCCGGCTTCGTGGTTAGCATGGCCGCCGAGTACTACCGCCCTGAACGCATAGACGGTGAACACCACGCGCCCAATGGCTTCGACATCCACGCGCTAAGCGGCAACCTGTGCCGCTGCACCGGCTACCGCCCGATTCAAGACGCCGCCTATGCGCTGGGTACGCCGCCCGAGAGCGACACGCTGGGCACGCTGCGCACCCGTCCGGCCCCCACTCCCCAGGCCCTGCATCTGTCTGGGCCGGACGGCGACTTTCACCGTCCCGCCGACCTGCCGGAGGCGCTGGAACTGCTGGCCGAGCACCCGGACGCCACGCTGCTGGCAGGCGGCACCGACTGGGGCGTGGAGGTCAACATCCGCCACGCACGGGCGGGCGCGACCATCGCGGTGGATGGGCTGGATGAACTGCGCGAGCTGGAGTGGCATGACGATCACGTCCGCATCGGCGCGGGCCTGAACCTGACAGAGATCGAGCGCCGCCTGGGCGGACGCATTCCGTTGCTGGCCGAGTGGTTCCCGCAGTTTGCCAGCCGCCTGATCCGCAACAGCGCTACTCTCGGCGGGAACCTCGGCACCGCCTCGCCTATCGGCGACAGTCCGCCCACGCTGCTGGCGCTGGACGCCTCGCTGATTCTGGCCTCACGTGAGGGAGAGCGCGAGGTGCCGCTTGCCGAGTTCTTCAACGGCTACCGCCAGACCGCGCTGCGGGACGGAGAGCTGATCCGGGCCGTCAAGATTCCGCTGCCACTTGCGCCCATCACCGGCTTCTACAAATACGCCAAGCGGCGCTTTGACGACATCTCCAGCGTGGCGGTAGGCATCGCCCTGGAACTGGACGGCGGCAAGGTGAAACGCGTGCGTATCGGTCTGGGCGGCGTGGCGGCGACCCCGCTGCGCGCATTGAAGACCGAGACTGCCCTGACCGGCCAGCCCTGGACAGAGCGGACGGTCCGCGAGGCCGCCCGGCTGATGGGCCAAGAAGGCACGCCGCTGTCCGATCACCGCGCCAGCGCGAAATACCGCGCCGCCATGCTGGAACAGGCGCTGCTGAAGTTCTTCTTCGAGAAATCGGAAGTGGTCCGTGGCTAG
- the xdhB gene encoding xanthine dehydrogenase molybdopterin binding subunit — translation MTSLHERPHNGAVGDAVPHESASLHVTGHALYTDDLGVRLSGLLHAWPVQAPHAHARVTRLDSSQALQVTGVVRVLTAADVPGTNDAGVKGDEPLFPSEVMYHGHPVAWVLGDSIDAARLGALAVQVEYEVLPSLISIHDAIAAEAFQGAQSTLRRGDVTLGFEGAAHTFEGEFEFGGQEHFYLETNAALAYVDEGGQVFIQSSTQHPSETQEITAHVLGLEAAQVTVQCLRMGGGFGGKEMQPHGYAAIAALGSILTGRPVRLRLNRTQDLTMTGKRHPFYARWKVAFEADGRLRALQATLTSDGGWSLDLSEPVMARALCHIDNAYHIPHVEVHGRIARTNKTSQTAFRGFGGPQGMLVIEDILGRCAPLLGLEAHELRRANFYQPGEATPYGQPVRHAERLEDLWAQLMLSSDFAVRREEVRAFNDAHPHTKRGLAITPVKFGISFNFTAYNQAGALVHVYKDGSVLINHGGTEMGQGLHTKMIQVAAMALGVPVNWVRLAPTRTDKVPNTSATAASSGADLNGGAIKNACEQIKTRLSDVAAGALGVHPSDVRFEEGLVFPLGHPDKGMEFKRLVHDAYHLRTQLWAAGYYRTPGLHWDRVAMHGEPFKYFSYGAAVTEVEVDGFSGLYRTRRVDILQDVGDSLSPLIDIGQVEGGYVQGAGWLTLEELRWDESDGPNRGRLSTQAASTYKLPSFSEMPEVFNVALMERATETGVVYGSKAVGEPPLMLAISVREALRQAAAAFGPAGRTQELASPATPEAVFWALEAARRAHGEPVAADD, via the coding sequence ATGACCAGCCTGCATGAACGCCCCCACAACGGCGCCGTTGGTGACGCTGTCCCGCATGAGAGCGCCTCACTGCACGTCACCGGGCACGCGCTGTATACCGACGATCTGGGTGTCCGGCTTTCGGGTCTGCTGCACGCCTGGCCCGTTCAGGCCCCGCACGCCCACGCCCGCGTGACGCGCCTGGACAGTTCACAGGCGCTTCAGGTGACCGGCGTGGTGCGGGTGCTGACCGCCGCCGACGTGCCCGGCACCAACGACGCCGGGGTCAAGGGCGACGAACCACTGTTCCCCAGCGAGGTCATGTACCACGGGCACCCGGTGGCCTGGGTGCTGGGCGACAGCATCGATGCGGCCCGGCTGGGCGCGCTGGCGGTGCAGGTGGAATACGAGGTGCTGCCCTCGCTGATCAGTATCCACGACGCCATCGCCGCCGAAGCCTTCCAGGGCGCCCAGTCCACGCTGCGGCGCGGCGACGTCACGCTGGGCTTTGAGGGCGCCGCCCACACCTTCGAGGGCGAGTTTGAGTTTGGCGGTCAGGAACATTTCTACCTGGAAACCAACGCTGCGCTGGCCTACGTGGACGAGGGCGGGCAGGTCTTCATCCAGTCCAGCACCCAGCACCCCAGCGAGACGCAGGAAATCACGGCGCACGTGCTGGGCCTGGAGGCCGCGCAGGTCACGGTGCAGTGCCTGCGCATGGGCGGCGGCTTCGGCGGTAAGGAGATGCAGCCGCACGGCTACGCCGCCATTGCCGCGCTGGGCAGCATTCTGACCGGGCGCCCGGTGCGGCTGCGCCTGAACCGCACCCAGGACCTCACCATGACGGGCAAGCGCCACCCCTTTTACGCCCGATGGAAAGTTGCCTTTGAGGCGGACGGCCGGCTGCGTGCCCTGCAAGCCACGCTCACCAGCGACGGCGGCTGGAGCCTCGATCTTTCCGAACCCGTGATGGCGCGGGCGCTGTGCCACATCGACAACGCCTACCACATCCCGCACGTGGAGGTTCACGGGCGCATTGCCAGGACCAACAAGACCTCGCAGACCGCCTTCCGGGGCTTTGGCGGGCCGCAGGGCATGCTGGTCATTGAGGACATTCTGGGCCGCTGCGCGCCGCTGCTGGGCCTGGAAGCGCACGAGTTGCGCCGGGCGAACTTCTACCAGCCCGGCGAGGCCACCCCCTACGGCCAGCCGGTGCGCCACGCCGAGCGGCTCGAAGACCTGTGGGCGCAACTGATGCTCAGCAGTGATTTTGCGGTTCGTCGGGAGGAGGTCCGCGCCTTCAACGACGCCCACCCCCACACCAAGCGCGGGCTGGCGATCACCCCGGTCAAATTCGGGATTTCTTTCAACTTCACCGCCTACAACCAGGCAGGTGCGCTGGTGCACGTCTACAAGGACGGCAGCGTGCTGATCAACCACGGTGGCACCGAGATGGGCCAGGGCCTGCACACCAAGATGATCCAGGTGGCGGCCATGGCGCTGGGCGTGCCGGTGAACTGGGTGCGCCTGGCCCCCACCCGCACCGACAAGGTGCCGAACACCAGCGCCACCGCGGCCAGCAGCGGGGCAGACCTGAACGGCGGCGCGATCAAGAACGCCTGCGAGCAGATCAAGACACGGCTGTCCGATGTCGCCGCTGGCGCGCTGGGCGTGCATCCCAGTGACGTGCGTTTCGAGGAGGGCCTGGTCTTCCCGCTGGGTCACCCCGACAAGGGCATGGAGTTCAAGCGGCTGGTCCATGACGCCTACCACCTGCGGACCCAGCTGTGGGCGGCGGGCTATTACCGCACGCCGGGACTGCACTGGGACCGCGTGGCCATGCACGGCGAACCTTTCAAGTACTTCTCCTACGGCGCGGCGGTCACGGAAGTCGAGGTCGACGGCTTTTCCGGCCTGTACCGCACCCGCCGGGTGGACATCTTGCAGGATGTGGGCGACAGCCTCTCGCCGCTGATCGATATCGGGCAGGTGGAGGGCGGCTACGTGCAGGGGGCCGGCTGGCTGACCCTGGAAGAACTGCGCTGGGACGAATCGGACGGCCCGAACCGCGGCCGGCTGTCCACCCAGGCCGCCAGCACCTACAAGCTGCCCAGCTTCAGCGAGATGCCGGAGGTGTTCAACGTTGCCCTGATGGAGCGGGCCACCGAGACCGGTGTGGTGTACGGGTCCAAGGCCGTGGGCGAGCCGCCGCTGATGCTGGCCATCAGTGTCCGCGAGGCGCTGCGTCAGGCTGCAGCCGCGTTTGGGCCGGCGGGACGGACCCAGGAACTGGCCAGCCCCGCCACGCCGGAGGCGGTGTTCTGGGCGCTGGAAGCCGCCCGCCGGGCGCACGGTGAACCGGTGGCGGCAGATGACTAG
- the xdhC gene encoding xanthine dehydrogenase accessory protein XdhC yields MNWLQAIQHLHDHQEPGVLITVAAVRGHAPREAGAKMVVSAQDSWDSVGGGNLEATAAERARAMLGVWATTPELLTLRLTDRASNEHGRQCCGGEVTLLLEPLQTVRPYVAIFGIGHVGLELGRVLSRLPLNLHLVDSRAAQLTPERLAPVMDGAARVQVHHSPIPEMTLRDLPPAALILILTHDHAEDAALCDAALRRPDLGFIGLIGSGVKWIRFQEQLRREGHTDADLARVTTPIGLPGIAGKTPAVIAISVAAQLLQVLETAQAAPLHALSFQRHP; encoded by the coding sequence ATGAACTGGCTGCAGGCCATTCAACACCTGCATGACCACCAGGAACCCGGCGTGCTGATCACCGTCGCCGCCGTGCGTGGCCACGCGCCGCGCGAGGCGGGGGCCAAGATGGTGGTCAGCGCGCAGGACAGCTGGGACAGCGTGGGCGGCGGCAATCTGGAAGCCACCGCCGCCGAGCGGGCGCGGGCCATGCTGGGGGTCTGGGCCACCACGCCCGAACTGCTGACGCTGCGCCTGACTGACCGGGCCAGTAATGAACACGGACGGCAGTGCTGCGGCGGCGAGGTCACGCTGCTGCTCGAGCCGTTGCAGACGGTCCGCCCCTATGTCGCCATCTTCGGTATCGGGCACGTGGGGCTGGAACTGGGGCGAGTCCTGTCACGGCTGCCCTTGAACCTGCATCTGGTGGATTCACGGGCCGCGCAGCTGACGCCTGAGCGGCTGGCCCCCGTGATGGACGGTGCCGCGCGGGTCCAGGTCCACCACTCACCCATTCCCGAGATGACGCTGCGCGACCTGCCGCCCGCCGCCCTGATCCTGATCCTGACCCATGACCACGCCGAGGACGCCGCCCTGTGCGACGCGGCCCTGAGACGCCCTGACCTGGGGTTTATCGGGCTGATCGGCTCGGGCGTCAAGTGGATTCGCTTTCAGGAGCAGCTGCGGCGCGAGGGACACACCGACGCGGACCTCGCTCGCGTCACCACCCCCATCGGCCTGCCGGGCATTGCCGGAAAGACGCCCGCCGTGATCGCCATCAGCGTGGCCGCGCAACTGCTGCAGGTGCTGGAGACCGCACAGGCCGCCCCACTCCACGCCCTTTCGTTCCAGAGGCACCCATGA
- the guaD gene encoding guanine deaminase, whose translation MTPTLFRATFMHTPSSPFTDAGALRTETDGGLLVDGSGVIVQSGDFATLHAAHPDTPVTTLRGGVLLPGFIDTHVHYPQVRVIGGLGMSLLDWLDRCALPEEARLADAPYARAVTSEFLHGLRSNGTTTALVFGAHFKGAMDLFFEAAADAGLRTVAGLVVSDRLLRGELHTTPERAYSEGKALIERWHGVGRARYAVTPRFSLSASEGILDACAALMTEYSDVHFTSHINENLREVQTVRELFPGSLDYLDTYDRAGLLGRRSVLAHSVHPTDRELGQMAAHGCSAAHCPCSNASLGSGLFPLRRHVHAGVHVALGTDVGGGTGFSMLKEGLQAYFTQQLLGAAGLPLTPAHLLYLSTRAGAEALDMGGQIGDFSPGKAFDAVWLRPPEGSTLDTVLNHASSPPEALAALFANGTQADVAQVWVGGDRVYVRSGVPAAAPQVTAADPPPVLSS comes from the coding sequence ATGACTCCCACCCTGTTCCGCGCCACGTTCATGCATACGCCCAGCAGTCCCTTCACGGATGCCGGCGCCCTGCGCACCGAGACCGACGGTGGACTGCTGGTCGACGGCAGCGGCGTGATTGTCCAGAGTGGCGACTTTGCCACTCTGCATGCCGCCCATCCAGACACCCCGGTAACCACCCTGCGCGGCGGGGTGCTGCTGCCGGGCTTTATCGATACCCACGTCCATTACCCGCAGGTGCGCGTGATCGGCGGGCTGGGCATGTCACTGCTGGACTGGCTGGACCGCTGCGCCCTGCCCGAGGAGGCGCGGCTGGCGGATGCCCCGTACGCCCGTGCCGTCACCAGCGAATTCCTGCACGGGCTGCGCAGCAACGGCACCACCACCGCGCTGGTCTTCGGCGCGCATTTCAAAGGGGCGATGGACCTCTTCTTCGAGGCCGCTGCCGACGCCGGTCTGCGGACCGTGGCCGGACTGGTGGTCAGTGACCGTCTGCTGCGCGGTGAACTGCACACCACGCCGGAGCGGGCCTACAGCGAGGGCAAGGCGCTGATAGAACGCTGGCACGGCGTGGGCCGCGCCCGCTACGCCGTGACCCCGCGCTTCAGCCTCTCGGCCAGCGAGGGGATTCTGGACGCCTGCGCCGCCCTGATGACCGAGTATTCCGACGTGCATTTCACCTCTCACATCAACGAGAACCTGCGTGAGGTTCAGACGGTGCGCGAATTGTTTCCCGGCAGCCTGGACTACCTGGACACCTATGACCGTGCCGGTCTGCTGGGCCGCCGCAGCGTGCTGGCGCATAGCGTCCACCCGACGGACCGCGAGCTGGGCCAGATGGCCGCGCACGGGTGCAGCGCCGCGCATTGCCCGTGCAGCAACGCGTCGCTGGGCAGCGGCTTGTTTCCCCTGAGGCGCCACGTCCATGCCGGGGTGCATGTCGCCCTGGGCACCGATGTGGGCGGCGGCACCGGCTTTTCGATGCTCAAAGAAGGGCTGCAGGCGTACTTCACGCAGCAGCTGCTGGGCGCGGCCGGGCTGCCACTGACCCCGGCGCACCTGCTGTACCTGTCCACGCGGGCGGGGGCCGAGGCGCTGGACATGGGCGGGCAGATTGGGGATTTCAGCCCGGGCAAGGCTTTTGACGCCGTGTGGCTGCGTCCGCCGGAAGGCAGCACCCTGGACACCGTCCTGAACCACGCCAGCAGTCCCCCCGAGGCGCTGGCCGCGCTGTTCGCCAACGGCACGCAGGCCGACGTGGCGCAGGTGTGGGTGGGAGGCGACCGGGTGTATGTCCGCTCCGGCGTGCCCGCTGCCGCCCCGCAAGTCACCGCTGCGGACCCACCGCCTGTCCTGTCGTCGTGA
- a CDS encoding NCS2 family permease, whose protein sequence is MSDPAVSRPTPVAPLSGLDRYFGLTAHNSNVRQEMRAGLTTFLTMSYILFVNPQVLSTAIDVPNAFVQLLMTTAIAAAFGSAVMGLVAKYPFAQAPGMGLNAFFAFTVVQGMGVAWQTALGAVFISGVLFVLLSVLGARQAIVQAIPNSLKFAITGGIGAFLAFLGLKNAGIVVANPATLVGMGSLASPTVWLASIGVILTAALMARKVTGAILYGILTTTVLGIVTGAAVYAGGAEGALRAFPGFDGAFLGIFGTPIWPGSLVGQMDIAGALGLGLLSVVFTFFFVDFFDATGTLTGLSQRAGFIDANGDMPRARRLFSMDGLAAMFGAYMGTSTTTAFVESAAGVGEGGRTGLTAVTVAVLFLLSMFLWPLAAAIPGAATAPALILVGALMMEGVRHIDWEDIADSLPAFLTIIAMPLTFSIANGVSLGVISYCAIKLLSGRAREVSPILYVVGALLLARYIWLNEG, encoded by the coding sequence ATGTCTGATCCCGCCGTTTCCCGTCCCACGCCCGTCGCCCCCCTGTCGGGCCTGGACCGCTACTTTGGCCTGACGGCGCACAACTCCAACGTCAGGCAGGAGATGCGCGCCGGCCTCACCACCTTCCTGACCATGAGCTACATCCTGTTCGTCAACCCGCAGGTGCTGTCCACGGCCATCGACGTGCCCAACGCCTTTGTGCAGCTGCTGATGACCACGGCCATCGCGGCGGCCTTCGGCTCGGCCGTGATGGGACTGGTGGCCAAGTACCCCTTCGCGCAGGCCCCGGGCATGGGCCTGAATGCCTTTTTCGCCTTTACGGTGGTGCAGGGCATGGGCGTGGCGTGGCAAACAGCGCTGGGCGCGGTGTTTATCAGCGGCGTCCTGTTCGTGCTGCTCAGCGTCCTGGGCGCGCGACAGGCCATTGTGCAGGCCATTCCCAATTCGCTGAAATTCGCCATTACCGGGGGTATCGGAGCGTTTCTGGCCTTTCTGGGTCTCAAGAACGCGGGCATCGTGGTGGCCAACCCGGCCACGCTGGTGGGCATGGGCTCGCTGGCCTCACCGACCGTGTGGCTGGCCTCCATCGGCGTGATTCTGACCGCCGCGCTGATGGCCCGCAAGGTCACCGGGGCCATTCTGTACGGCATCCTGACCACCACAGTGCTGGGCATCGTGACCGGGGCGGCCGTGTACGCGGGCGGGGCCGAGGGCGCGCTACGTGCCTTTCCCGGCTTCGACGGCGCGTTCCTGGGGATCTTTGGCACACCGATCTGGCCCGGCTCGCTGGTGGGACAGATGGATATCGCGGGCGCACTGGGCCTGGGTCTGCTGAGCGTGGTCTTCACCTTCTTCTTCGTGGACTTCTTTGACGCCACCGGGACCCTGACCGGTCTCTCGCAGCGCGCGGGCTTTATTGACGCCAATGGCGACATGCCGCGCGCCCGCCGCCTGTTCTCGATGGACGGGCTGGCCGCCATGTTCGGCGCGTACATGGGCACCTCCACCACCACTGCCTTTGTGGAATCCGCCGCCGGCGTGGGTGAGGGCGGGCGCACCGGCCTGACAGCCGTGACGGTGGCCGTGTTGTTTCTGCTGAGCATGTTCCTGTGGCCGCTGGCCGCGGCCATCCCCGGCGCTGCCACGGCCCCGGCACTGATTCTGGTGGGCGCCCTGATGATGGAAGGTGTGCGCCACATTGACTGGGAGGACATTGCCGACAGCCTCCCCGCCTTTCTGACCATCATTGCCATGCCGCTGACCTTTTCCATTGCCAACGGCGTGAGCCTGGGCGTGATCAGCTACTGCGCCATCAAGCTGCTAAGTGGCCGGGCCAGGGAAGTCAGCCCCATCCTGTACGTGGTGGGGGCGCTGCTGTTGGCCCGCTACATCTGGCTGAACGAGGGCTAG